Proteins from a single region of Haloplanus sp. GDY1:
- a CDS encoding AMP-binding protein, with protein sequence MRVLGDLVGRDRRSERVALDVTTRGREVSYRDFCTTSWKAGHALAHLGVHEGSRVALAPDPEPEIVETLFGASLLGARVTFDVDADARVVMGAVDSEAALTDGERKVLVYGGAPSAATATHWEGVVWSENPSLPPGERSPDDPVVVDGASTLTHRDLCARAAGVVDGAGLGEGTAVALRASLADPRAVIAGVIAPLLAGGTVVLPGDEAAAEVAVGEGTVPEPERIDLDAV encoded by the coding sequence ATGCGCGTGCTCGGGGATCTGGTCGGGCGCGACCGCCGGAGCGAGCGGGTCGCCCTCGACGTGACGACTCGCGGCCGCGAGGTGAGCTACCGCGACTTCTGTACGACCAGTTGGAAGGCCGGCCACGCGCTCGCCCACCTCGGTGTCCACGAGGGCTCCCGCGTCGCCCTCGCGCCCGATCCGGAACCGGAGATCGTCGAGACGCTGTTCGGCGCGTCGCTCCTCGGCGCGCGGGTCACCTTCGACGTCGACGCCGACGCGCGGGTCGTGATGGGGGCCGTCGACAGCGAAGCCGCTCTGACCGACGGCGAGCGGAAGGTACTGGTGTACGGCGGCGCGCCGTCGGCGGCGACGGCGACCCACTGGGAGGGCGTCGTCTGGAGCGAGAACCCGTCGCTGCCGCCCGGCGAGCGGTCGCCCGACGACCCGGTGGTGGTCGACGGGGCGTCGACGCTCACCCACCGCGACCTGTGCGCCCGGGCGGCGGGCGTCGTCGACGGCGCCGGCCTCGGCGAGGGGACGGCCGTCGCACTCCGGGCGTCGCTCGCGGATCCGCGGGCGGTGATCGCGGGCGTGATCGCCCCGCTGCTGGCCGGCGGGACGGTCGTGCTCCCCGGGGACGAGGCGGCGGCCGAGGTGGCGGTCGGCGAGGGCACGGTGCCCGAGCCGGAGCGGATCGACCTCGATGCGGTGTAG
- the dnaJ gene encoding molecular chaperone DnaJ, whose translation MTEDFYDVLGVSRDASEDEIKQAYRKKASEYHPDVSDDPNAEEKFKKAKKAKEVLTDEEKRQAYDRMGHERFEQAEKRGGFDGGGGAGGGRGNPFGGGGGAGGFEDIFEQFFGGGRGGGGNRPRQGQDLRTSLRLDLEEAFEGVEREFTVTRPTRCPDCEGEGHPPDADAETCPNCDGSGQVTQVQQTPFGRMQQTGTCRRCGGEGTLYSETCSTCGGEGQTREESTLSVDIPAGIRDGQTLRMEGEGAPGENRGPNGDLLIEVSVADHPDFERDGDDLRHQHPISFPQATFGDTVEVPTLDGTVEMDVPAGTQSGETFRLKGKGMPRLRRRGRGDLYVQVQVVTPDDLNEEQREALKAFAEAGGEEVDVKEGFFERIKSSF comes from the coding sequence ATGACAGAGGACTTCTACGACGTGCTCGGCGTCTCCCGGGACGCCTCCGAAGACGAGATCAAACAGGCGTACCGAAAGAAGGCCTCCGAGTACCATCCGGACGTGAGCGACGATCCGAACGCCGAGGAGAAGTTCAAGAAGGCCAAGAAGGCAAAGGAGGTGCTCACGGACGAGGAAAAACGGCAGGCGTACGACCGGATGGGCCACGAGCGCTTCGAACAGGCCGAGAAGCGTGGCGGGTTCGACGGCGGTGGCGGCGCCGGCGGGGGGCGCGGCAATCCCTTCGGCGGCGGTGGCGGTGCCGGCGGCTTCGAGGATATCTTCGAGCAGTTCTTCGGCGGCGGCCGTGGCGGCGGTGGCAACCGACCGCGACAGGGACAGGACCTGCGAACGTCGCTTCGGCTCGACCTCGAAGAGGCCTTCGAGGGCGTCGAACGCGAGTTCACGGTCACGCGCCCGACGCGGTGTCCGGACTGCGAGGGCGAGGGCCACCCGCCGGACGCCGACGCGGAGACGTGTCCGAACTGCGACGGCAGCGGACAGGTGACACAGGTGCAACAGACGCCGTTCGGCCGGATGCAACAGACGGGGACCTGTCGCCGGTGTGGCGGCGAGGGCACCCTCTACAGCGAGACGTGTTCGACCTGCGGCGGCGAGGGACAGACCCGCGAGGAGTCGACGCTCTCGGTCGACATCCCGGCCGGCATCCGCGACGGGCAGACCCTCCGGATGGAGGGCGAGGGCGCCCCGGGCGAGAACCGCGGGCCGAACGGCGACCTCCTGATCGAGGTGTCGGTCGCCGACCACCCCGACTTCGAGCGGGACGGCGACGACCTGCGGCACCAGCATCCCATCTCCTTCCCGCAGGCCACCTTCGGCGACACCGTCGAGGTGCCGACGCTCGACGGCACCGTCGAGATGGACGTCCCGGCGGGCACCCAGAGCGGCGAGACGTTCCGCCTGAAGGGCAAGGGGATGCCCCGTCTCCGGCGTCGGGGGCGTGGCGACCTCTACGTCCAGGTGCAGGTCGTGACGCCCGACGACCTGAACGAGGAGCAACGCGAGGCGCTCAAGGCGTTCGCCGAGGCCGGCGGCGAGGAGGTCGACGTGAAAGAGGGCTTCTTCGAGCGGATCAAGAGCAGCTTCTGA
- the dnaK gene encoding molecular chaperone DnaK: MASNKILGIDLGTTNSAFAVMEGGDPEIIVNGEGDRTTPSVVAFTDDERLVGKPAKNQAVQNPERTIQSIKRHMGEEDYSVEIDGEDYTPEQISAMILQKIKRDAEEYLGDEVEKAVITVPAYFNDRQRQATKDAGEIAGFDVERIVNEPTAASMAYGLDDESDQTVLVFDLGGGTFDVSVLDLGGGVYEVVATNGDNDLGGDDWDQAIIDHLAEEFENEHGIDLREDRQALQRLKDAAEEAKVELSSRKEADINLPFITATDDGPVHLETSLTRAKFESLTSDLLERTVEPTEQALEDAGYSKGDIDEVILVGGSTRMPQVQEKVEELVGQEPKKNVNPDEAVALGAAIQGGVLGGEVDDIVLLDVTPLSLGIEVKGGLFERLIEKNTTIPTEESKIFTTAADNQTMVQVRVFQGEREIAEENELLGEFQLTGIPPAPAGTPQIEVSFNIDENGIVNVEAEDQGSGNAESITIEGGVGLSDEEIERMQEEAEEHAEEDQQRRERIEARNDAESAIQRAETLLEENEENIDDDTRESVEEAVAEVEETLDDEDASAEELTDATEALSEELQEIGKQMYQEQAQQAQAGAGGAGAGAGPGGMGGMGGMGGAGPGAGADPGDGDEYVDADFEEKEDEGEDDA, encoded by the coding sequence ATGGCGAGCAACAAGATTCTGGGTATCGACCTCGGGACCACGAACAGCGCGTTCGCGGTCATGGAGGGAGGCGATCCGGAGATCATCGTAAACGGCGAGGGCGACCGGACGACGCCCTCCGTCGTCGCCTTCACCGACGACGAACGGCTCGTCGGGAAGCCGGCGAAGAACCAGGCCGTCCAGAACCCCGAGCGGACGATCCAGTCGATCAAGCGCCACATGGGCGAGGAGGACTACAGCGTCGAGATCGACGGCGAGGACTACACGCCGGAACAGATCTCGGCGATGATCCTCCAGAAGATCAAGCGGGACGCGGAGGAGTACCTCGGGGACGAGGTCGAGAAGGCCGTCATCACGGTGCCGGCGTACTTCAACGACCGGCAGCGACAGGCGACGAAGGACGCCGGCGAGATCGCCGGCTTCGACGTCGAGCGCATCGTCAACGAGCCGACGGCGGCGTCGATGGCCTACGGCCTCGACGACGAGTCCGACCAGACCGTCCTCGTGTTCGACCTGGGCGGCGGCACGTTCGACGTCTCGGTGCTGGACCTCGGCGGCGGCGTCTACGAAGTGGTCGCCACGAACGGGGACAACGACCTCGGCGGCGACGACTGGGACCAGGCGATCATCGACCACCTCGCCGAGGAGTTCGAGAACGAGCACGGGATCGACCTCCGCGAGGACCGCCAGGCGCTCCAGCGGCTGAAGGACGCCGCCGAGGAGGCCAAGGTGGAACTCTCCTCGCGCAAGGAGGCCGACATCAACCTGCCGTTCATCACCGCGACGGACGACGGGCCGGTCCACCTCGAAACGTCGCTCACCCGCGCGAAGTTCGAGTCGCTGACGAGCGACCTGCTGGAGCGGACGGTCGAACCCACCGAGCAGGCACTCGAGGACGCCGGCTACTCGAAAGGGGACATCGACGAGGTGATCCTCGTCGGCGGGTCGACGCGGATGCCGCAGGTCCAGGAGAAAGTCGAGGAACTCGTCGGCCAGGAGCCGAAGAAGAACGTCAACCCCGACGAGGCGGTCGCGCTGGGCGCCGCGATCCAGGGCGGCGTCCTCGGCGGCGAGGTCGACGACATCGTCCTGCTGGACGTGACGCCCCTGTCGCTCGGGATCGAGGTCAAGGGCGGCCTGTTCGAGCGCCTGATCGAGAAGAACACCACGATCCCGACCGAGGAGTCGAAGATCTTCACGACCGCGGCGGACAACCAGACGATGGTGCAGGTGCGGGTCTTCCAGGGTGAGCGCGAGATCGCCGAGGAGAACGAACTGCTCGGCGAGTTCCAGCTGACCGGCATCCCGCCGGCGCCCGCGGGCACCCCGCAGATCGAGGTCTCGTTCAACATCGACGAGAACGGCATCGTCAACGTCGAGGCCGAGGATCAGGGCTCGGGCAACGCCGAGTCGATCACCATCGAGGGCGGCGTCGGCCTCTCCGACGAGGAGATCGAGCGGATGCAGGAGGAAGCCGAGGAACACGCCGAGGAGGACCAGCAGCGCCGCGAGCGGATCGAGGCCCGCAACGACGCCGAGAGCGCGATCCAGCGCGCCGAGACGCTGCTCGAGGAGAACGAGGAGAACATCGACGACGACACCCGCGAGTCCGTCGAGGAGGCCGTCGCGGAGGTCGAGGAGACCCTCGACGACGAGGACGCGTCGGCCGAGGAACTGACTGACGCGACCGAGGCACTGTCGGAGGAGCTCCAAGAGATCGGCAAGCAGATGTACCAAGAGCAGGCCCAGCAAGCCCAGGCCGGCGCGGGCGGTGCAGGCGCGGGCGCCGGTCCCGGCGGCATGGGCGGTATGGGCGGCATGGGCGGTGCCGGCCCCGGTGCAGGTGCCGATCCGGGCGACGGCGACGAGTACGTCGACGCCGACTTCGAGGAGAAAGAGGACGAGGGCGAGGACGACGCGTAG
- a CDS encoding nucleotide exchange factor GrpE, which translates to MHEDAADGTTTDGAAPEEEAADTVGETDPDERETAADLAERVGEYDADLGAAVANLEERIEDLEAELEEERARADDLESRLKRKQADFQNYKKRTERQKEELKERATEDFVARLVPVRDDLVRALEQDDDVDIRDGVESTLASLDRVLESENVSAIEPKPGDEVDPTRHEVMMRVESDHPEGTVVDVYRPGYEMAGSVIQEAQVTVSDGSA; encoded by the coding sequence ATGCACGAGGATGCGGCCGACGGCACGACGACGGACGGCGCCGCGCCCGAGGAGGAGGCGGCCGACACGGTCGGCGAAACCGATCCCGACGAGCGCGAGACGGCCGCCGACCTGGCCGAGCGCGTCGGCGAGTACGACGCCGACCTCGGTGCGGCCGTCGCGAACCTCGAGGAGCGCATCGAGGACCTCGAGGCGGAACTCGAGGAGGAACGCGCCCGCGCCGACGACCTGGAGTCGCGACTGAAGCGCAAGCAGGCCGACTTCCAGAACTACAAGAAGCGGACCGAGCGACAGAAAGAGGAGCTCAAGGAGCGCGCCACCGAGGACTTCGTGGCCCGGCTGGTGCCGGTGCGGGACGACCTGGTTCGGGCCCTCGAACAGGACGACGACGTCGACATCCGCGACGGCGTCGAGTCCACGCTGGCGTCGCTCGACCGCGTCCTCGAATCGGAGAACGTCTCGGCCATCGAACCGAAACCGGGCGACGAGGTGGATCCGACGCGCCACGAGGTGATGATGCGCGTCGAGAGCGACCACCCCGAGGGGACGGTCGTCGACGTCTACCGTCCCGGCTACGAGATGGCGGGGTCGGTCATCCAGGAGGCGCAGGTGACGGTCAGCGACGGGTCGGCGTAG
- a CDS encoding proteasome assembly chaperone family protein, with translation MSGIEVLRDDVSLDAPTLIEGLPGVGLVGKLATDHLAETFGMVHYANVHCDGLPPVATYEGGDRELTTPVRLYADRERDLLALRSDVPVSPAAAQEFATCLSEWYTDGEVTPVYLSGIGRERDEEETPALYGVGIGEGSERLAAVGIEAPEESGVVSGPTGALLSHAVRTGRTAVGLIVESTPQFPDPEAAARLIEEGIAPLLGVEMPVDDLRDHAEEIRRAKRRLARQMQEAEETSSQARPLGMYQ, from the coding sequence ATGAGCGGCATCGAGGTCCTCCGCGACGACGTATCGCTCGACGCGCCGACGCTGATCGAGGGGTTGCCGGGCGTCGGCCTCGTGGGGAAACTCGCGACCGACCACCTCGCGGAGACGTTCGGCATGGTCCACTACGCCAACGTCCACTGCGACGGCCTGCCGCCGGTGGCGACCTACGAGGGGGGCGACCGGGAGCTGACGACCCCGGTTCGCCTGTACGCCGATCGGGAGCGGGACCTGCTCGCCCTCCGGAGCGACGTGCCAGTCTCGCCGGCGGCGGCCCAGGAGTTCGCCACCTGTCTGTCCGAGTGGTACACGGACGGCGAGGTGACGCCCGTCTACCTGAGCGGGATCGGTCGGGAGCGCGACGAGGAGGAGACGCCGGCGCTGTACGGCGTCGGGATCGGCGAGGGGAGCGAACGGCTGGCCGCGGTGGGTATCGAGGCGCCGGAGGAGTCGGGCGTCGTCTCGGGGCCGACGGGCGCCCTGTTGAGTCACGCGGTGCGGACCGGCCGGACGGCGGTGGGGCTGATCGTGGAGTCGACGCCGCAGTTCCCGGACCCGGAGGCCGCCGCACGCCTGATCGAGGAGGGCATCGCGCCGCTGCTCGGGGTCGAGATGCCGGTCGACGACCTGCGGGACCACGCCGAGGAGATCAGGCGGGCCAAGCGCCGACTCGCGCGGCAGATGCAGGAGGCCGAGGAGACCAGTTCGCAGGCGCGGCCGCTCGGGATGTATCAGTGA